CCAAGCTTGCTCAGCACCACTTCGGGGTCATCCAGCAGCCAAATACGCCCAAATTTGCGGGCATCATCAAAGCTCAACTGCACATCATCATCAAAGAACATTTGCACGCGGGCAAAGCGGCTGAGCGGTGCTTCGCCGCGCCCCAGCAGCAGGTCCCCACTCATGCGCAGGTGCACCAGCAAGCTGCCTTGCGAAAGATCCAGGCGAATGTACTTGCCGCGCCGCCCCACGGCCAGCACCTGGCGCCCGGCGAGCTGCGCCGCAAAGCGGCGCGCACTGGGCGCGGCAATGCTGCGGCTCCAGCTCACCTGGGCGCCGCGGAAACGGCGGCCCAGCACGCTGAGGCCTTCGGGGTGCCCGCTTACCAGCGAGCGCGCAACAGTTTCAACTTCGGGAAGTTCGGGCATGTTTTTAGTTTACAGTTGGCAGTCTACTGATGACAGAGAAAACAGCCACAACTGTAGCGAGTACTATTCATTTTCTTGTGGTTGCTCTTACTGTCGGCTGTAAACCGTAAACTGTCAACTGTACGCTGTAAGCTGTCAACTCTTACTCATTGAACATCTGGCCCACACTCACCCCCTTGTGGGCACGGTCGATCACTTCGCCGAGCAATTCGTTGACCGAGAGGATGGTGAGCTTATCGCCCAGTTTGCGTTTGTCTTCCTCGGCGATCGGCACGGTATCCGTGGTGATGATGCCGGCCAGTGGCTGGCTCGAGAGGCGCTCGATGGCCGGCCCGGAAAGCACCGCGTGCACAAACACCAGATACACATCGCGAGCGCCGGTCTTTTTCAACAACTGAATGGCATTGGAAACCGAACCGGCGGTATCCACCTCATCATCCAGCAGGATCACATCCTTATCCACCACGTCACCCACCACGCTCATCGCCTCGGTACGCGCGTCGTGTGGGGTGCGGCGCTTCTCAATAATTGCCAGCGGCACGTTGATGCGCTCCGCAAAGTTGCGCGCCCGCTTGGCGAAGCCCAGATCCGTGCTCACCACCACCGGGTCTTTCAGCGTCTTGCACAGATCACCGACATGCTTGGAAAGAATGTGGAAGGCGGTGAGCACATCGCCCGGGATGGAGAAGAAGCCCTGGATCTGGCCCGCGTGCAGGTCCAGCGTCATGTAACGATCGGCCCCGGCGATCTGCACCATATCGGCCATCAAGCGCGCCACGATCGGCACGCGCGGCTGGTCCTTCTTGTCGGAGCGCGCGTAGCTCATATACGGGATCACCGCCGTAATGCGCGCCGCCGAATCGAGGCGCAGCGTTTGCAGCATGATCAGCAGCTCCATCCAGTTGCGCTGCACCGGCCGCCCGGTGGATTGGATCACATACACATCCTGGCCTCGCACGCTGCCGTGCAAACGCACCATGATGTTTTCATTGGAGAATTCGATGATGTCGCGCCCGCTGAGCGGAACGTGGAGGTATTCGGCAATTTTCTGCGCCAACTCAGGGTTGCCGCTGCCGGTGAACAACTTGATATCGCCGTACAGGCCTTTGTTGCTGCGTGCCGCCGCGGTCATTGTGCGCCCTCGTTGCGCGCGTCCCATTCGGGGCGCAAAATACTCATGATGAGCACGTCCAAGTACATGCCTTCATTGTACCGCCCCTGGCGCTGGCGGCCTTCATGCACGAAGCCCGCTTTCTCATAGGCGCGGATGCCCGCCAGGTTGCGCTCATACACCTGCAGATACAAGCGGTGCAGGTTCAGGGTTTCAAAACCCACGGCCTGCATCAGTTGCATCGCCTCGGTGCCATAGCCCTGGTTCCAGTGCGCCTTAACGCCGATCATCAGCCCCAGTTCAGCGTTGCGATCCAGCCAGTTGAGATTATGGAAGCTGCAATTGCCGATCGGCAACCAGCCCCCTTCATGCGGAATTTCGATCACCAGCGGCTGCTCGTGCAGCGAGCGGTTGGGCAGTTGTGCGAACCAGCGCTCTTCCTGCGCCATGGAGAGCGGCCAGTCACCGGCCAAGTTGCGGCGCACCTCGCGGTCATTCAGCCAACTGAGAAACAGCGGCAAGTCTTCGCGTTCCACGCCGCGCAGGCGGATACGTTTGCCAAGGATCACAAGCGAACTCCAATCAGGCGAAACCGGGTCAGCTCACATGATACTGCCGAATAGGCGTGCGCACAAAAAATCTATTCGGCCAGCAAGGACTGCAAGGCCTGGCGCGGCGAGAGCTGGCGCGCCACCAGTTGCTCCAGCACGGCGGCGTAAGCGCCCGGCGCCAACTGGCTGCGCCAACGGCTCATTAGGGTGCGCCCCACCAGGTCTTCCAACTGGGTGTGCAAGCGGGCGCGTTCACGCCGCTGCCAATCGCCGCTGGCCTGCAAGTGCGCTTTGTGCTGGGCGAGCGCTGCCAACAGTTCTGGCAGGCCGCTGCCGTCGGTGGCCACCGTGCGCCGGATCGGGATCAGCCAATCGTCTACTGCGGCATCTGCGGGCGCCAGCACTTCTTCTACATGCCCGTGATGTTGCACTAAGTGCTTAGTAGGATGGCCCAGCTTGAGCATGCCCAACAGGGCACGTTCGGCCGCCTCCACACCTGGGCGATCCGCCTTGTTAAGCACGAGAATATCGGCGATCTCCAAAATGCCCGCTTTGATCGCCTGCACATCATCCCCCAGGCCGGGCACATCTACCACCAGCACGGTATGCGCCAGCTTGGCCACTTCCACTTCAGATTGCCCGGCGCCTACGGTCTCGATGAGGATCACATCAAAGCCGGCGGCGTCCAACACCTGCGCCATGCCGGCGGTGGCCGCCGCCAGGCCGCCCAGCGAGCCGCGCGTGGCCATCGAGCGGATGAAGACGCCGCGATCGCCGGAGAGCTCGCGCATGCGCACACGGTCACCCAGCACGGCGCCGCCGGTAAACGGGCTGCTCGGGTCAACGGCAACGATGGCAACTTTTAGCGGTTGGGGCGCCTGGCGATACTGCAGGGCGATTTGATTAACCAGTGAGGATTTGCCGGTGCCCGGCGCACCGGTAATACCGATCAGATGCGCCCGGCCGGTGTGCATGAACAATTGATTGAGCGCGGTTTGGCCGGCGAGGGTATCGTTTTCCACCTCGGTCAACAAGCGCGAGATGGCCAGGCGTTCGCCCTGGAGGACGGCGTCAGTGGCGCTCACGCAGCCTCGTTAGCTGGCCTTAGGGATGAGGCGGCGAATATCGTCAATGATGGCGTGGGTCGGGGAGCCCGGGCCGTAGACGCCATCCACGCCCATTTCTTTGAGCTTGGTTACGTCTTCATCGGGGATGATGCCGCCCACAAAAATACGCACATCGTCTTGACCGTTGGCGCGAATGAGTTCGATGATACGCGGCACCAGGGTGAGGTGCGCACCGGAGAGGATCGAGAGCCCCACTGCGTCCACATCTTCCTGCAGGGTGGCTTCGGCGATCATTTCGGGGGTCTGGCGCAGGCCAGTGTAGATCACTTCCATGCCGGCATCGCGCAAGGCGCGCGCAATCACCTTGGCGCCGCGGTCGTGCCCATCCAGCCCCGGCTTGCCCACCAATACACGAATTTTCTTCTCTTCGGTCATGTATGCTCCCAAGGGGATTATAACCGTGGCTCCTCCAGCAACAAAAACAGCCCCGCAGTGCGGGGCTGTTCGTTGGTAATGGTGGCCAGCTTAGTCAGACGATTGGTCGGTGTAGGACAGCAGCGCCAGGTGGCGGGCACGCTTGATGGCGCGGGCCAGCTTGCGCTGGTTGCGGGCGATCACACCCGTCTGGCGGCGCGGGCGGATCTTGCCCTCGGGGGTCAGGAAGCGCTTGAGCAGATCCACATCCTTGTAGTCGATCTTGAGGTTCTTATCGGCCTCAAACGGATCCACCTTGGGCTTGCGGAAGAAGCGGCCACGACCGCCGCCACTGCGCTCTTCGCTGCTCTCTTCGCCTTCTACTCGGTCTTCACGATTGTCTCGGTATGCCATGCGTACTTCTCTTCCTAAGGATAAATTTCTTTCAACACAGGTTCGTAATTGCAGATGCAACCGCCCGCACGCGAGCAGCCTTCCACCGGCAATACGGGAACTTCAAATTTGTTGTAGACGCCTTGCACCGTCTGAGCCGTGCTGCAATCCTCCGGCCCAGCCACCCGCACCAGCTCCACGCGCTCGTTGGCTTGCAGCCGTGCCAGCGCCTGGCTCTGTTGCTGTTGCTTGTATGCGATGTGCTCGCTTACCGTCATGGCTTCTACCTGGGGGGTTAGCTAACGTCGGCCAGGGTCTTGCCGTTGGAGCGCAAGTAGGCCAGCAAGC
The DNA window shown above is from Anaerolineales bacterium and carries:
- a CDS encoding ribose-phosphate diphosphokinase, whose product is MYGDIKLFTGSGNPELAQKIAEYLHVPLSGRDIIEFSNENIMVRLHGSVRGQDVYVIQSTGRPVQRNWMELLIMLQTLRLDSAARITAVIPYMSYARSDKKDQPRVPIVARLMADMVQIAGADRYMTLDLHAGQIQGFFSIPGDVLTAFHILSKHVGDLCKTLKDPVVVSTDLGFAKRARNFAERINVPLAIIEKRRTPHDARTEAMSVVGDVVDKDVILLDDEVDTAGSVSNAIQLLKKTGARDVYLVFVHAVLSGPAIERLSSQPLAGIITTDTVPIAEEDKRKLGDKLTILSVNELLGEVIDRAHKGVSVGQMFNE
- the rpsR gene encoding 30S ribosomal protein S18, with product MAYRDNREDRVEGEESSEERSGGGRGRFFRKPKVDPFEADKNLKIDYKDVDLLKRFLTPEGKIRPRRQTGVIARNQRKLARAIKRARHLALLSYTDQSSD
- a CDS encoding cobalamin B12-binding domain-containing protein; its protein translation is MTEEKKIRVLVGKPGLDGHDRGAKVIARALRDAGMEVIYTGLRQTPEMIAEATLQEDVDAVGLSILSGAHLTLVPRIIELIRANGQDDVRIFVGGIIPDEDVTKLKEMGVDGVYGPGSPTHAIIDDIRRLIPKAS
- the meaB gene encoding methylmalonyl Co-A mutase-associated GTPase MeaB, producing the protein MSATDAVLQGERLAISRLLTEVENDTLAGQTALNQLFMHTGRAHLIGITGAPGTGKSSLVNQIALQYRQAPQPLKVAIVAVDPSSPFTGGAVLGDRVRMRELSGDRGVFIRSMATRGSLGGLAAATAGMAQVLDAAGFDVILIETVGAGQSEVEVAKLAHTVLVVDVPGLGDDVQAIKAGILEIADILVLNKADRPGVEAAERALLGMLKLGHPTKHLVQHHGHVEEVLAPADAAVDDWLIPIRRTVATDGSGLPELLAALAQHKAHLQASGDWQRRERARLHTQLEDLVGRTLMSRWRSQLAPGAYAAVLEQLVARQLSPRQALQSLLAE
- a CDS encoding GNAT family N-acetyltransferase, with the translated sequence MILGKRIRLRGVEREDLPLFLSWLNDREVRRNLAGDWPLSMAQEERWFAQLPNRSLHEQPLVIEIPHEGGWLPIGNCSFHNLNWLDRNAELGLMIGVKAHWNQGYGTEAMQLMQAVGFETLNLHRLYLQVYERNLAGIRAYEKAGFVHEGRQRQGRYNEGMYLDVLIMSILRPEWDARNEGAQ